Within Aphelocoma coerulescens isolate FSJ_1873_10779 chromosome 1A, UR_Acoe_1.0, whole genome shotgun sequence, the genomic segment AATTTCTTggtgttttcttctttaaaaccaCTTGCTCATTAAGAAGTTGGGTTTTAGCCACTGTCCTCATAAATGTTTTTTATTACATATTTCATGCGAGAATCTTGGGGCACTGGATATCTTTCCTCAGAAACCCTGCTAGACAAAATGTCTTGAGTTTTTGCAGGTGGGTAAACACAGACTTGGGGTAAAGTGAAATGAGGTTGTCTTTGCAGGAATGTTAACCAGCATAGGTGTAATGATGTAATTACTGCAAATATAAATGTGTCAGGTTAATGCCTGTGTAGATATTCTTATTCAGGACTAAGAATCCTTTTTCCTGCTCAGATAATTCCATTTTGAAAGTGAGGAAGTGTATCCAAGAGGATAAAGTGCTTGGCTGTGGTTGTGGAGATCAGAGGTTCTCTTTTTAAACCTactgtggatttgttgggagaTCTCAAGtgaattttctcctttctctgcaccatAATGTCGTATGTGGATCCAAAGATGGTGttgtattgaaaaaaaattgttatgaAGCAAAAAAACAGATACAGGTGGTATCCATACTGGTTTGAAACAGTTGCTGTCTGATGGCCACACTGTGCAGGTTTCAGATTTATCTTGTTTTCAAAAGCTGGTTTTTGGTCTCACAGCTAAAATGCCCACCTGCTCTGGAGTGTGTTAGGTGGATTTCTCCTTCATTTTGGTTTCATGGCTGCAGGAAGCCAGCATATGCACTCCAGGATTGTCCCATGatgcaaacaaaacaacagtatGGGAGATGATGGGGAAATGTATTTCAAAGGCATGTTCCTGATCTGAACCAACACACACACGCAATGCTGGGGTGTTCCCATACAGTCACAGCAGATTGtgtccacctgcagcagctcttaAGATGGTTATCAGAGAGAGAGAACCTGGCAGGTTGAATGGGGCTTAGTCTAACTCTGCTTTAACCTTCAGTCTGTGCTGCTTCAGGAAGAATAAACTAGGTTTAGGAAGATGTTTTCCTAGTAGTTAATATGCAATCAAAATTGTGTGATATATAGGCAGTAAGACAGTTCTGGTTAATTTTACTTTGACACTTTGCTTTGACACTGTGTTACAGCAAAAAAAGTGCTTCAACCTCTTTCccttcatttaaaaatgaataaagAAGTTACTCTGGTGGTTTTGGGTAGAACTGACACTTTGGACCTGCTCTGCAAGCTCTGCCATTGGAGAGCTCTACCCTCCTCTCCTTTGCTCATGGGTTCAGTGTTACACTGCAGTGAGGGCACCTGCCAGTTCCAGTGGCGGCTGATGTGAGACAGGAGGTGCCACATGTTCCTTCCAAGCAGACCAGTAAGAAGCCCTTAGGTAGCCAGTTGTCTTTTCTGGGCTGAGATGCACATGAATATTTGCTCTGGTGCTTGTTTGTTTCTGTAAAACACATTTCAATTATCCTAATGCTTTTCTAAATGTTCTTTGttacagaagaggaagaggagcaggttCCAACCGATGGAGGTACATCTGCAGAGGCCATGCAGGTCCCACTGGAAGAAGAAGGAGATATGGAAGACGATGAGGCAATTAATGATGAGAACTACTTGAGCAAGAGACCATTAGAGAGTCCTGATGCCGAGGAATTCCCACCTGTGAAACGGCCAAAACTGTCTGTTTCCAAAGGGGATGCCTTGGATGGAACTGTGGAACCACGTGAGCCTCTTAGCTCAATAAATACACAAAAAGTGCCACCAATGCTTTCTCCAGTTCATGTTCAGGACAGTACAGACTTAGTCCCCCCTTCGCCAGAACCACCAATGTTGGCTCCCATTAAATCCCAAGTGCCGACCCCCAAACCTTTAGAGGCAAAGCCGTTTTTACCCAAAACGAAGTCCAAAACAAGTTCTCCAGGACAGAAGACAAAATCACCGAAAACTGCACCCTCACCAGTGGTAGCTGGGAGTCCCATTCGTTCACCAAAACCTGGatccaaagaaaaaaagtcaccaGGTCGCGCCAAGAGCCCAAAAAGTCCTAAAAGTCCAAAGGTTCCTGCTCATGTTCCACAACCTCCTGTGAAGCCTGAAACACCGAGTAGAACCCCTCTGCCTGCATTGAGTGACAAGataggaaaggaaaatattcaaGTGAAACAGGGACAGACACCACCTGAGCCTGCCCCCAAGCCAAATATGGACAACCAGGTAAAGAAAGTGCCGGTCATGGACAAGACCATTGATGATTCAATCGATGCTGTGATTGCTCGTGCGTGTGCAGAGCGAGAACCGGATCCCTTCGAGTTTTCCTCTGGGTCCGAATCAGAAGGAGAAATTTTTACCAGTCCTAAAAGACTTTCTATTTCAGAGTCTACAACTCCCAAACCTTCTGTTCCCACCAATAATGCAAATAAGGCAGGAGCAACTCCAATACCTGCCTCGGGTGGGACTTCAAGTTCAGACATTTCATGGACAATGGATGACTCAATTGATGAGGTCATTCGGAAGGCAAACATGGGGACACCTTCTAATCCACCTACCAACTTCACTTATTTCTCCTCTCCTTCTGCTTCACCGCCAACTCCTGAGCCTCTTCTCAAAGTCTATGAGGAGAAAACCAAGTTGGCTTCATCGacagaagtgaaaaagaaattgaaaaaagagctgaaaactaaaatgaagaagaaagaaaaacaaaaagaaaaagataaagagaagaacaaagagaaaaataaggagaaggaaaagaacaagGAGAAAGATAAAGACaaggaaggaaacaaagaaGCAAAGTTTCAGTGGAAGGAACTACTCAAAGAAGAGGATCTTGATCCCTATAAATTCAAACTAAAGGATTTTGAGGATGCTGACACAAAAGTGAAGTTGAAAGATGGCAATaccaaaaaagagagagaaaaacataaagataaaaagaaagagaaagagaaaggcaagaaagacaaggataaaaaggacaaagagaaaCTCAAAGATAAGGGTAAGgaagataagataaaggtgCCATCAGCACCTCTTGTGTTACCTCCCAAAGAAATGTCTATGCCCTTGTTCAGCACACCATCTGCTATGAGGCTTCCCAGCATGTTACCTTCCTTGTCTCCCATGCTACCTGAAAAACTGTTTGAGGACAAAGAGAAAccaaaagagaagaagaaagacaaaaaagagaagaagaaaaagaaagaaagggagaaggacaaagaaaaagaaaagaaggagaaggaaaaggagag encodes:
- the TAF3 gene encoding transcription initiation factor TFIID subunit 3 isoform X2 yields the protein MQVPLEEEGDMEDDEAINDENYLSKRPLESPDAEEFPPVKRPKLSVSKGDALDGTVEPREPLSSINTQKVPPMLSPVHVQDSTDLVPPSPEPPMLAPIKSQVPTPKPLEAKPFLPKTKSKTSSPGQKTKSPKTAPSPVVAGSPIRSPKPGSKEKKSPGRAKSPKSPKSPKVPAHVPQPPVKPETPSRTPLPALSDKIGKENIQVKQGQTPPEPAPKPNMDNQVKKVPVMDKTIDDSIDAVIARACAEREPDPFEFSSGSESEGEIFTSPKRLSISESTTPKPSVPTNNANKAGATPIPASGGTSSSDISWTMDDSIDEVIRKANMGTPSNPPTNFTYFSSPSASPPTPEPLLKVYEEKTKLASSTEVKKKLKKELKTKMKKKEKQKEKDKEKNKEKNKEKEKNKEKDKDKEGNKEAKFQWKELLKEEDLDPYKFKLKDFEDADTKVKLKDGNTKKEREKHKDKKKEKEKGKKDKDKKDKEKLKDKGKEDKIKVPSAPLVLPPKEMSMPLFSTPSAMRLPSMLPSLSPMLPEKLFEDKEKPKEKKKDKKEKKKKKEREKDKEKEKKEKEKERKEREKKEKEKEKHKHEKIKVEPVVPAPSPVIPRLTLRVGAGQDKIVISKVVSAPEAKPSTPAARPKTPPPVPSPVPAPVHVTPPPAPAPPLPQATISPVLIPPPSPAVSAAGGSKAPVRSVVTETVSTYVIRDEWGNQIWICPGCNKPDDGSPMIGCDDCDDWYHWPCVGLTAAPPEEMQWFCSKCANKRKDKKHKKRKHRAH
- the TAF3 gene encoding transcription initiation factor TFIID subunit 3 isoform X1; the protein is MCETYSRWLLRVSVAQICQALGWDSVQVSACDLLTDVLQRYLQGLGRGCHRYCELYGRTDPILDDVGDAFKLMGVNLHELEDYIHNIEPVTFAHQIPSFPVSKNNVLQFPQPGSKDAEERKEYIPDYLPPIVSSQEEEEEEQVPTDGGTSAEAMQVPLEEEGDMEDDEAINDENYLSKRPLESPDAEEFPPVKRPKLSVSKGDALDGTVEPREPLSSINTQKVPPMLSPVHVQDSTDLVPPSPEPPMLAPIKSQVPTPKPLEAKPFLPKTKSKTSSPGQKTKSPKTAPSPVVAGSPIRSPKPGSKEKKSPGRAKSPKSPKSPKVPAHVPQPPVKPETPSRTPLPALSDKIGKENIQVKQGQTPPEPAPKPNMDNQVKKVPVMDKTIDDSIDAVIARACAEREPDPFEFSSGSESEGEIFTSPKRLSISESTTPKPSVPTNNANKAGATPIPASGGTSSSDISWTMDDSIDEVIRKANMGTPSNPPTNFTYFSSPSASPPTPEPLLKVYEEKTKLASSTEVKKKLKKELKTKMKKKEKQKEKDKEKNKEKNKEKEKNKEKDKDKEGNKEAKFQWKELLKEEDLDPYKFKLKDFEDADTKVKLKDGNTKKEREKHKDKKKEKEKGKKDKDKKDKEKLKDKGKEDKIKVPSAPLVLPPKEMSMPLFSTPSAMRLPSMLPSLSPMLPEKLFEDKEKPKEKKKDKKEKKKKKEREKDKEKEKKEKEKERKEREKKEKEKEKHKHEKIKVEPVVPAPSPVIPRLTLRVGAGQDKIVISKVVSAPEAKPSTPAARPKTPPPVPSPVPAPVHVTPPPAPAPPLPQATISPVLIPPPSPAVSAAGGSKAPVRSVVTETVSTYVIRDEWGNQIWICPGCNKPDDGSPMIGCDDCDDWYHWPCVGLTAAPPEEMQWFCSKCANKRKDKKHKKRKHRAH